The following coding sequences are from one Triticum aestivum cultivar Chinese Spring chromosome 5A, IWGSC CS RefSeq v2.1, whole genome shotgun sequence window:
- the LOC123107470 gene encoding dehydration-responsive element-binding protein 1H — MDTAPEHNCSSPASSPSSQGQVMPTSPTSPTPKRPAGRTKLKETRHPVYHGVRRRGRNGRWVCEMRVPGKRGERLWLGTHVTAKAAARAHDAAMLALHGRSAARLNFPDSACLLAVPSSLSSLADVRRAAIGAVVDFLRRQATIAGARAAEVVPVNGVASVAPAPGNARSSATSSQQPCANAESEAPDTLRGGLPELHTSGEMDVSTYYADLAQGLLLEPPPSAASDCNDGGDDAVLWSH; from the coding sequence ATGGACACGGCCCCCGAGCACAACTGCAGCTCGCCGGCTTCCTCGCCGTCCTCGCAGGGGCAGGTGATGCCGACGTCGCCCACGTCGCCGACGCCGAAGCGCCCCGCGGGGCGCACCAAGCTCAAGGAAACACGCCACCCGGTGTACCACGGCGTGCGCCGCCGGGGCCGCAACGGCCGGTGGGTGTGCGAGATGCGGGTGCCCGGGAAGCGCGGCGAGCGGCTCTGGCTCGGCACGCACGTCACCGCCAAGGCGGCCGCGCGCGCGCACGACGCAGCCATGCTCGCGCTGCACGGCCGCTCCGCCGCGCGCCTCAACTTCCCTGACTCCGCGTGTCTTCTCGccgtgccctcctctctctctagcCTGGCAGACGTCAGGCGCGCCGCCATCGGGGCCGTCGTGGACTTCCTGCGCCGGCAGGCCACGATCGCCGGCGCCAGGGCTGCCGAGGTAGTTCCCGTCAACGGGGTCGCCTCCGTAGCGCCCGCGCCGGGCAATGCCAGGTCGTCGGCGACGTCGTCCCAGCAGCCTTGTGCCAATGCTGAGTCCGAGGCGCCTGACACATTGCGCGGCGGCCTGCCGGAGCTCCACACTTCCGGGGAAATGGACGTGAGCACGTACTACGCGGACCTTGCGCAGGGGCTTCTCCTGGAGCCGCCGCCATCGGCGGCCAGCGACTGCAACGACGGCGGAGATGATGCGGTGCTATGGAGCCACTGA
- the LOC123107471 gene encoding dehydration-responsive element-binding protein 1B: MDTVAAWQQFEGQEYMTVWPEEQEYRTVWSEPPKRRAGRIKLQETRHPVYRGVRRRGREGQWVCELRVPVSRGYSRLWLGTFATAEMAARAHDSAALALSGHDACLNFADSAWRMMPVHATGSFRFAPAQEIKDAVAVALEAFQEQHHADASTTEASAPSITSSDLSGLDDELLIDGMDAGSYYASLAQGMLMEPPAAGAWREDHEHDDGFDTPTSLWSY, encoded by the coding sequence ATGGACACCGTTGCCGCCTGGCAGCAGTTTGAGGGGCAAGAGTACATGACGGTGTGGCCGGAGGAGCAGGAGTACCGGACGGTGTGGTCGGAGCCGCCCAAACGGCGGGCCGGGCGGATCAAGTTGCAGGAGACGCGCCACCCGGTGTACCGCGGCGTGCGCCGCCGTGGCAGGGAAGGGCAGTGGGTGTGCGAGCTGCGCGTCCCCGTAAGCCGGGGTTACTCCAGGCTCTGGCTCGGCACCTTCGCCACCGCCGAGATGGCGGCTCGCGCGCACGATTCCGCCGCGCTCGCGCTCTCCGGCCACGATGCCTGCCTCAACTTCGCCGACTCCGCCTGGCGGATGATGCCCGTCCACGCGACCGGGTCGTTCAGGTTCGCTCCCGCGCAAGAGATCAaggacgccgtcgccgtcgccctcgaGGCATTCCAGGAGCAGCACCATGCCGACGCGTCCACGACGGAGGCGAGCGCGCCCTCCATCACCTCAAGTGACTTATCGGGGCTGGACGACGAGCTCTTGATTGATGGCATGGACGCGGGGTCGTACTACGCGAGCTTGGCGCAGGGGATGCTCATGGAGCCACCGGCCGCCGGTGCATGGCGGGAGGACCACGAACACGACGACGGCTTCGACACGCCGACGTCGCTGTGGAGCTACTAG
- the LOC100037623 gene encoding dehydration-responsive element-binding protein 1H, with amino-acid sequence MDFGINGWISSPSSSTSGHELGDAVPVWLPAAKRPAGRTKFKETRHPVYRGVRRRGSAGRWVCEVRVPGKRGERLWLGTYVAAESAARSHDAAMLALLGRSPSAAACLNFPDSAWLLVMPPRLSDLADVRRAAIQAVAGFLRLEAATVVPDVDEATSPVYLPSPVDNADEVFQVPTFSPLGSDMFELDMSGEMDLDAYYAGFAQGMLLEPPPTPAYWENGECGDGGAAAGLWSY; translated from the coding sequence ATGGACTTTGGTATCAACGGCTGGATCAGCTCCCCTTCCTCATCGACGTCCGGGCACGAGCTCGGGGATGCGGTGCCCGTGTGGTTGCCGGCGGCGAAGCGGCCCGCAGGGCGCACCAAGTTCAAGGAGACGCGCCACCCGGTGTACCGTGGCGTGCGGCGCCGGGGCAGCGCGGGCCGGTGGGTGTGCGAGGTGCGCGTCCCCGGCAAGCGCGGCGAGCGGCTCTGGCTCGGGACGTACGTCGCCGCCGAGTCCGCCGCGCGCTCTCACGACGCCGCCATGCTCGCCCTGCTCGGACGCTCCCCCTCCGCCGCGGCGTGCCTCAACTTCCCGGACTCCGCGTGGCTGCTGGTCATGCCCCCGAGGCTCTCCGACCTGGCCGACGTCCGGCGCGCGGCCATCCAGGCCGTCGCGGGCTTCCTGCGCCTGGAGGCCGCCACCGTGGTCCCGGACGTCGACGAGGCCACCTCCCCTGTGTACCTGCCGTCGCCCGTGGACAATGCGGACGAAGTGTTCCAGGTGCCGACTTTCTCCCCGCTGGGCAGCGACATGTTCGAGCTCGACATGTCCGGGGAAATGGACCTGGACGCGTACTACGCGGGCTTTGCCCAGGGGATGCTCCTggagccgccgcccacgccagcgtaCTGGGAGAACGGAGAGtgcggcgacggcggagcggcCGCCGGCCTCTGGAGCTACTGA